One segment of Purpureocillium takamizusanense chromosome 7, complete sequence DNA contains the following:
- a CDS encoding Tyrosinase (COG:S~EggNog:ENOG503PCVX) — protein MLGVHPRTSFSAASKRLDYVNAVKCLQKLPARTPKSVAAGAKSRFDDFVVTHLLQTRTIHYNGYFQPWHRWFIYEYERALRKECGYKGYQPYWDWPKYSSAPQDSPIFNGDPYSLGGNGEFIANLTRPSRASTDLPLPGKGARPRGVGGGFVTTGPFANITINVGPGDNVAYNPRRIKRDVGPGLNTRYANYTTVLNLLQKPNVDEFRSLSEGVLYTDELGPHVSGHGTITGASGGVDFFNSPGDPAFYTHHGMMDRMWTLWQAMDPETRRDQLGQGLYSHVTWANIPPSRVVSLTDVLSLGFAGRSTQIADVMDTLSGPLCYFYL, from the exons ATGCTCGGTGTACATCCAAGAACGTCGTTTTCCGCCGCGAGTA AGAGGCTGGACTATGTCAATGCCGTCAAATGTCTCCAAAAATTGCCCGCCCGAACTCCGAAAAGTGTGGCAGCCGGAGCAAAGTCCCGA TTCGACGACTTCGTTGTCACGCACCTTCTACAGACAAGGACCATTCACTATAATGGCTATTTTCAGCCATGGCATCGTTGGTTCATCTATGAATACGAGCGCGCTTTGCGTAAAGAATGTGGCTATAAAGGTTATCAACCG TACTGGGACTGGCCAAAATattcctcggcgccgcaagACAGCCCCATCTTCAATGGAGACCCATATAGTTTAGGGGGTAACGGGGAGTTTATCGCAAATCTTACCCGGCCCTCTAGGGCGTCTACTGACCTTCCTCTTCCCGGAAAAGGTGCACGCCCCCGTGGAGTGGGGGGAGGTTTTGTTACGACTGGACCGTTTGCGAACATAACAATCAATGTTGGCCCGGGAGACAACGTAGCATATAACCCCCGGCGGATAAAGAGAGACGTTGGCCCTGGTCTGAATACTCGTTACGCCAACTATACTACTGTTTTGA ATTTATTGCAGAAACCGAACGTTGATGAGTTCCGATCGCTTTCAGAGGGAGTCTTATACACTGATGAGCTCGGGCCCCATGTCAGCGGCCACGGTACCATTAC AGGAGCCTCCGGAGGCGTTGATTTCTTTAACTCTCCCGGAGACCCTGCGTTCTATACCCACCATGGAATGATGGATCGCATGTGGACGCTGTG GCAAGCAATGGATCCCGAGACTCGGCGAGATCAACTAGGTCAGGGACTATATAGCCACGTTACATGGGCAAACATACCACCTTCGAGGGTGGTAAGCCTGACTGACGTTCTCAGCCTGGGATTCGCCGGTAGGAGCACACAGATTGCGGACGTCATGGACACACTATCGGGACCGTTGTGCTACTTTTACCTGTAG
- a CDS encoding uncharacterized protein (EggNog:ENOG503PXS6): MMCDEIEQELLELAMVAQRAHDQAAAGQYVDYEVDGTSSRDSDTAVGSMAPSAGGKQPKHLQKEREGEEEEEEQGEEGQQQQSQQQQPSKEDNNSDNDWLKSWRLTSPLQRSNAFRRVSRWRRALDLDAATIRQSVFCGTVMIQRSIDGVPFAQSNCNSSPGQLALWTDTCVEGYWLRPAGYAVSYRSTGGGGQWKYRVVRTGAAADKDKDHLETLAIRAALQAALTEAEEVEMAAATAVAGEPVSLVRVFSDSTPVLRRLCRIQGPLFLTMSHERTEVVQATQDILNLARSLKGRGARVELHWVPRGKVDGSRLADNKARYMDEEVVAHQEARE; the protein is encoded by the coding sequence ATGATGTGTGACGAGATCGAAcaggagctcctcgagtTGGCAATggtcgcccagcgcgcccaCGACCAGGCCGCGGCAGGCCAGTACGTCGATTACGAGGTCGATGGCACCTCCAGCCGCGACTCCGACACCGCGGTCGGCTCCATGGCCCCTTCGGCTGGGGGGAAGCAGCCAAAGCACTTGCAGAAGGAgcgagagggagaggaggaggaggaggaacagggggaagagggacagcagcagcagagtcaacaacaacagccctCGAAAGAGGACAACAACTCCGACAACGACTGGCTCAAGTCGTGGAGACTGACGAGCCCCCTCCAGCGAAGCAACGCCTTCCGCCGGGTCtcgcgatggcgccgcgccctcgacctAGACGCGGCCACGATCCGCCAGTCGGTGTTTTGCGGAACCGTCATGATCCAGCGGTCAATCGACGGCGTTCCGTTCGCGCAGAGCAACTGCAACAGCAGCCcgggccagctcgccctctGGACCGACACGTGCGTCGAGGGCTACTggctgcggccggccgggtACGCCGTGTCGTACCGCagcacaggcggcggcggccagtggAAGTACCGGGTGGTCCGgaccggcgcggcggcggacaaggacaaggatcATTTGGAGACGCTGGCGATCCGGGCGGCCCTCCAGGCGGCCCTCacggaggcggaggaagtggagatggcggcggcgacggcggtcgcgggcgagccggTCTCGCTGGTGAGAGTCTTCTCCGACTCTACCCCGGTGCTGCGACGCCTCTGCCGCATCCAAGGGCCCTTGTTCCTCACCATGTCACACGAGCGGACCGAGGTGGTTCAGGCCACCCAGGACATACTGAACCTGGCGCGGAGCCTCAAGGGGCGGGGAGCCCGCGTGGAACTCCATTGGGTGCCCCGGGGCAAGGTGGACGGGAGCCGGCTGGCCGACAACAAGGCCAGATACATGGATGAGGAGGTGGTCGCTCATCAGGAAGCGAGGGAGTAG